The following is a genomic window from Saccopteryx bilineata isolate mSacBil1 chromosome 4, mSacBil1_pri_phased_curated, whole genome shotgun sequence.
GGCTACTCTGTTCCTAGACAGTGGACACTTACACCTCTCTGTCCCCAAACCCCAGTCTGTGATGTGCCTGGGAGGAGTCCAGAAAACCAGTGGGAAGCCCTAGCACTGCCAAGTGACACCAGAGGGCACTGTTGCCCCAATCCAAATGTCAGCCAGAAAGCAGATTTGCTTTAATCTAGCTCTGTTCATTTGACCACCAAGTACTTTGAGCCACAGTCCGCAACAGAAGCAGAGCCAGAGCGTGCGTCTCCTgactcccagtccagtgctcacCCTGCAGCCATGCTGGCATAGAAACACAAGGACCCACCTCTGCACCCTGGGTCACGTGCCCTCCATGCTGGGCCCTGCCCGGATGAGAGATCAGTGGACAGAAGCCAAGAAATAAATTGACCTTGtgtgctctcttctctctccttccagaaGGGAAACCCTTGTACCTGGTAGAGTATGAGAACGAGGTGGGCACTGGCTTTGACTTCTACGACATAGTGGTTATTGCCACCCCCCTGCACCAGGACAACAGCAGCACCATCGCCTTTGAAGGCTTCGACCCACCCATCGATGTCATCCAGGACTCTTTCCAGCCCACCGTTGTCTCCCTGGTCCACGGCTACCTCAATTCTTCCTACTTCGGTTTCCCTGACCCGAAGCTTTTCCCCTTCGCCAACATCCTGACCACCGATTTCCCCACCTTCTTCTGTGCCCTGGACAATATCTGTCCCGTCAACATTTCAACCAGCTTCCGGCGGAAACAGCCTCAGGAGGCAGCTGTTTGGCGAGTCCAGTCGCCCAAGCCCCTCCATCGGTCCCAACTGAAGACCCTCTTCCGCTCCTATTACTCAGTGCAGACAGCCGAGTGGCAGGCCCACCCCGTCCACAGCTCCCACGCCACCCTCCCTCGGTTTGCACTCCACGACCAGCTCTTCCACCTCAATGCCCTGGAGTGGGCGGCCAGCTCCGTGGAGGTCATGGCTGTCGCAGCCAAGAACGTGGCCCTGCTGGCTTATAACCGCTGGTACCAGGACCTGGACAAAATTGACCAGAAGGACTTGATGCACAAGGTGAAGACTGAACTGTGAGGGCTCCAGGGGGAGCCTGGGAACACCCATCCCCTGCCGAAGGTGGACCGCCCCCACAGCGGCCAAGGCTGCGCATGCCCACCCGCCAAACCTGTTTTCACCCGAGTGTCCTCTCTCCAGTGCGGGCCCCGGTGgcctgctctctgcctctctatcttAGGGATTCTCGGAGTGGTTGTTCCTTTTTCAGGGAGAGagtaggagaagggagggaagttCAAAccagtgtattttatttatttttttaatagaagaaattaaaatccaTCTTCTCCAGCTGCTTCTGACTTGGTTTTCTAGCTAGGAGACAGGGATGACGGTGgaagggagtcagagacagaggaagCTGAGTctggtttctttattcttttccactGACTATTCCCAAAACGTTCCTGTGGcgacaccaacaatgaaacaggtAACCAGATGGTTACAAATAAAGTAGAaggggaaatcagaaaacagaaGACATGATAATAGTTCCTTTTTACTGAGGGCTTGTTATATGGGAGATATGTAAGAACTTATTAGACACCATCCAAACCTCTCAGCAACACCCCATGTTGGGGGAGATGACAATGGTGGGACCCAAGGAAAGCATGGTTACCCGAGACGGGCTGTCAGTATagctctgagcttcctggcagcCAATGGAAAACAGGAGACACACCAGGTCATTGGAGAGGAAAGCTCCCTTGGCACCTAGAGGAACTGACTGTTCTGCCATTATGTTGATTGAGTGTAACAATGATCTGTCTTACAAGGAGACAGGTCCCCAGATGGTGGAGGGCAGTCATACTGGACACCCAAACATGGACCGCAAcagagtaaagaaagaaaaagttaaaaaaaaaaaaaaaaagcctgacctgtggtgacgcagtagatacagcatcaacctggaacaccagggtcgctggttcaaaaccccgggcttgcccagtcaaggcacatataagaagcaactgctatgggTTAATGCTTCCCgttccttcccctgcccctttctcctctccccaagatcaataaaaaaaaatttttttaagcaaattaaaaataaagtgtgagAAACATGTCCTTGGTTATTATGGGAATTAGGAAGTGGACACATTGGTAAGAATGCTTTTGGTGACTCAGTAGAAAACCACACTCAGACTAGCTCAAGCCATAAAAGAGTTTCATTGGTTATCCTAGCAGTCCAGGCTCAGGGCGCTGTGCAGTGCCAGCGCATCACTTCTCATGGCCAAGGATGGCTGCCAACGATTCCCAGGGCAAGGGGTTCTCCCACAACCCCTGAGCCAAAGTCTAGGCTCTGGGCCAGTTGGGCCCCTGCTGAATCAATTCCGGTGGCCAAGTGAATGTCACATGCTAATTGGCTTAGAAGAGTCAGGCCCCACCCTTGGACCTGAGGTGGTCTCATCCAAACTACAAGGAGTAGAGAGGGTGTCAACCGCAGGTAGGATGGGGCTGTGCCCTCTCCTCCTTGCAAGTCTGGTGAAATTAATGTGTAATGACATCTTTTCAtagtttgtatttaaaataaagatgccctggcctgaccaggcggtggcgcagtggatagagcatcagactgggatgcggaggacccaggttcgagaccccgaggtcgccagcttgagcgcgggctcatctggtttgagcaaaagctcaccagcttggacccaaggtcactggctcgagcaaggtgttactcagtctgctgaaggcccgtggttaaggcacatatgagaaagcaatcagtgaacaactaaggtgtcacaatgtgcaatgaaaaactaatgattgatgcttctcatctttctggggggaaaaaaaagatgcccTGGACCATCGTGGTGTAACTGGTGTTCATTGATATTGGGCCGGAGGATCAAGACCAACACCAAACTTGTCCCTTATAACCACCTCACTCTTGCATCCCTAAGAATGGGCACAGAAGAGGCAAACCAGGGCAGTTATAATTCAATCCCTGAAGCTGTCACTTTGGCTCCATGCCCCAGCCTGACTGCCCTGGAGCTGGCTGCTTCAGAAACTTCTTTTGTCTGGGTAAGCAGGCCTGAACAGTTCAGAACCAAACCGGGCCAAAATGCCCACGCTTCCTGCTGCCCCAAGCCCAGACCTAAGAGCTGGATCTCATCATCTCCCATCTACAAGGGAAGGGCAAGATTCCTGAGGGCAGTGGAAGGGAGCATGAGAACCAGCAGGAAGGCTTTGTCCCCAGGCCCACCCTAGCCTTCAAGCCAGGACAGAAGACCCCAAGGACCCATAGCCctatgggagagagagagcatttgCAAAGACAGAGAGCCCTGTCATCTGCCAAACAAAACAGCCAAGAGGCCACACATGCTCAGTAGTCCTGAGGGCAGTGTAGTACACATTTAGAACTCCTCTAAGGAACTACACCCCTAGAGCAGGTGACTCAAGCAAGATTTCAGCTCCCTGGAGGGAGGGGGAGCTGTGGAAGGCAGGGTcgggagtggggagggagaaaagTCTTGCTCCTGACCCACCTTTGAAGGAGCAACAGAGGGAGCTAGGGGCAGACCTTGGGCTCCCCTTGAGGCCTCTGCGCGTGAATGCCTGTCCTCATTCGTTCACCAAGCCCTGGTGCTGGGGAAGCTGCACTGAGGCTGGCGGGTGAGGCCCCTGTCctcacagagcagagaggggaaagCATGAAACATTTCAACTCAGACCAAAGGAGATTAGGAGCACAGGACAGACCCAATTCTTCAAAGGTCCTGAGCCCCCTGCCGCTGCCTTTAAACCAGGGTTTGGAAGGGCCAGCTGCCAGCCAGGGCTCAGGAGACCAAACCCCTGAGTCCTAGAATGACAAAACTGCAAGTGACCCCGGAGAGCCCTAAATCTCCCATCTGCttatttcacaggtgagaaaactgaagcccgGAAAGAGGAAAAGGCAACAGCCATATAAAACTAATTGACGAGTGTTTGTTAAGGATCTCTGTGTGTCTGATGCTCTGATAGAAGTACCACCGAGTGAGGAGTTCCCCCACCCAGTCCCTCTGCCCCAGGGCACCCGAGGGCTCCTCCCAGGTTAGAGCAACCTTCCTGCTATTTCAATCTTCCCAAGTCCTCACCCCACAAAACAGCCTTGGAGGTCATGGGTCCCTTGTGTACAGCTGTGAGTCTTAAGGCCTGAAAAGCAAGCTGTGGGGGCCTCAGAGACAAGCAACCCCCCAGGGAGGAGGCGCGGCTGCTGAAGGCACTAGCTTGGGCTGgcacaaaaaaatctattttccatGTGTCTGGAGCCAAGGCCGAGTGTCCTGTGGTAATTTTAACCAGTATCCACTCTAGAACAATACCAAAAAAGGTAAGTTACTTACCACCCCAGACAGACACATACCTAACCAGTGCCCTCTCATGAATTATAGAGCCTTTATACGTTCAGAGCTAAAGCCGCTTTAAGCACTGAGGTGAGAGCAGCCAAGTATTTCTATACTGGCGGATGGTCCCCTCATTGAAGTTAACTCTAGAGTGCCAGCTATTCTTACCCTCAGAAAACAGCCTGAGCCCCTCAGCTGTCCTGGGGAAGGGAAGGTATTTTTAGACCTAAGAGCAGCTGATTTAGGATTTGTTGCAGGGGCTAGGAGGGCAAGAGGAGGATTGAATTGCAAGGGGCTGATGGGGGGGGGATTAGCATCTTAGGGGGCAGAAGTCAGCAGGAGCTTTCAGACAAGTCAGTTCACACtgcgtttttgctcagcaaactGTCTTGATACAAGCCagtgtggtccccagaccagcagcagcaggaaataCTGCGTTAGCAATGGGAGTCTCAGCCCCTACCTcgaacctactgaatcagaaccagcaatctgtgttttaacaagctctcGGAGGGAGGGGGTTGGATTCTGCTGCTAGCtaaagtctgagaaccactgatatcAGCAATCCGTCTAACCAGATCCCCTTGTGGATAAGGCCGGATGAAGAATGAGCTATGTTGTGGATGAAGAATGAGctatgttgatgcttctcaactcttgaGTGTTTGTTCAAAGCCAGATATCCCCATCCCTGAAAAAATTGCATTCCCACGTGAAAATTTCAGGGGCTCACTGgcccaggttaaaaaaaaacaaccctgctcTTTGGCAACTGGAGGCTCTTCTCTGGGCCGAAGGCTAACCTGCAGAGAATCTGAGTTGAAAGAGACCTTATTCCACCCAGAGCAGGAATCTGCTCCACAATATTCTCGAGAGGCTCAGCCTTAGCTGGACCCTTCCTGAGACAATGAGCTCACTACTCCCAAAGAAATTGTTTGCAATGGTCCTGGATTTAATTGAGGAGAGTTAACGCCTTGTCACTCCTTCACAAATTTATGCCAACCAAGCTCCAATAACAAGGCTGAAATAAGGGTTATGAACCCAAATTAAAGGAAGTTTGTGACTGTCCTAAATGGTAGAAATAAatgcagcatttaaaaaaaaaatagcctgacctgtggtggcgcagtggataaagcgtcgacctggaaatgctgaggtcgccggttcgaaaccctgggcttgcctggtcaaggcacatatgggagttgatgcttcctgctcctccccccttctctctctgtctctctctactctctctccctctctgtctctctctcctctctaaaaatgaataaataaaaaaaaaataacttctttcaGTGTTGTAGAACTCTGAGTGATGGAAAATCCTTCTTTATGTTGATCTGAAATTTATTTCCCAGGAATCTCCTACCCCCACCGCGGTTTTGGCTTCTGAGCCAAAAGGAGCAAACCCAACGTCTTACTCTAGAAAGACAGCCTTTACTTTTCATCGGCCTTGCCAGGCATAGTAGTGCAGGGAAGGTGGTCTCCGGCGGCCTGCGGGCTCTGGGCCGGGCGGTTCAGAAGATGCAGGTGCAGCCCACAGCGATGGTCTCCATGACCGCGCGCTGGCGGCAGGGTCCGGTTCGTGGCGGCAGCGGGCAGAGGCGGCGGCGCACGGGCACCTGGCTGAACACGGGCACACTCACCATGCTGCGGTCCTCCTGCATGGTGAAGGGGTTCACACAGCCCAGACACAGGCACCGCGCCTCTGGCAGGTCTGCAGGGATGCGGCTGGGGTCGTGGTTGATGCTGCAGGAAGGCAGGAGAGAACGCATGGCTGCTGCTGGTGGTGTTAGGAGTCCGGGGCTGGGAGCAAATCAGCCCCTGCTTTTCCTAACCTCAGGTTTTCATTCCCACAGCAAGACTGTGCTATGCCATGGGAAAAGGAGTCatcaactcagtgttccaggtgggaaAAGAAATCTTGGAAGTTAAGTCAGGTGCCTCAAAGTTATCCAGGTTCAAGGTCACCAGTCAGTCACCCACTTTTCTTCTATCATCCAGCAAGATCCCTATCCTAATACTATATATATGGTGCTGTGGGGTCGCAAAGAGGCTAAGGAccctctgtctcccccacccctccccattgTTTATAGTCTTGAGAAACTCAATCCACGGAAAGTAATCCATGAGAACATTTATTCCTTATTCTCACTGGAAGAGGAGTCAGGCAGCCTGAAGTCTACTCAGACTTAGTTTCTGttcatgcaacaaatatttcTCACACACCACAACGTGAGTGAGCCTGTCCTGGACATTAGGTGTTCACTGTTGGAAAACACAAAGGAGTTATCTCCTGCAGCTGAGGGTATAGGAACTTGATTTGTaaccttgcctcagtttcctcatctgctaaCTGTGGAGCATGAACTTGACCTGTACCTAgcaacttgttagaaatgcagaatctcttgccctggctgggtcgctcagtggttaaagcattgtcccagtccactgaggttgtgggttgatccctggtcagggcacatatgaaaagcaatcgattagtgcacaactaaatggaacaactaagtggagcaacgagtgatgcttctttctctctttttctgtctctcttcctctctctctttcttgaaaatcaacggaaaaaattaaatatatatgtatctttttaaagtaaaagaaatgtgGAATCTcatcctccctgccccctgaCTTCTTGAATCAGAACCTGCATTTCTATAAGATCCCCAAGAAAGTGAAGGGCACAGTAAAGTGAGAAGCCCACTCTGGAAGATCTTTATGGACCCTTCCAATTGTCATATTCCAGatgtggtagccactagccacatgtggctatttaatcAAAGTTAGCTCCCCAGTCACACTAGCCACGCTTCAGGTACTCAACAGCCGCATGAAGGTAGCTGGCCTTTATTTTACATCATCACAGGAAGTTCTATTGGACATGAGGTTCTGGAGTCTCAGGACATCAGTTGTGTGGCCTGTGTTTGTAAGTGAGGACCCTTCAGGGTTTgtctatttattcattattcattcaacacatataCATGAGACCCCTTCTGTGTACCAGGTGCTGTGCTAAGAAGTGGAGTTACAACTGAGGTGAGACACCACCCCTGTCATCTGAGGCAGCTGGTCGTGATTCCCAAACCAGCTGTGCATCCTAATTCTGTGCAGATGTGTAAAATCCCACTTTCTGGGCCTCGGCCCTGGAAGTTCTGTTTGGATGGAGCAGGAGAATCCATAGGTGATTCTCGCACAGGCGTTGGGAAGGTCCTAGTCTAGCGTGAGACAGATATGGACAGTTGACTCAAGACCACCTGGAAACGCTGTAACTGAGAGGTGTATACAAGACACCGGAACTAGAGGAAATGACATGCAGGGAAGGTCTTACAGGCACTTCAGCAGGGACTTGGAGAACAATAATGGCAGTACTCTGCATGGatatctcatttaataataaatctaTGAAGTGGGTACTACTATCGCCTCCATTTAcacttgaggaaactgaggctcagagaggctaagcaaCTTACCCAAAGCCAAACCGCAAGTAAGAAGCAGAGCCAGGATCCCATCCCCGGCATTCAGGTTTCTGCATCTAAGGTCTTAACTGTTACAAGGACAGGGACAGTGGGCAAggtctcccctcttccccctggCACCCTCAACACGCAGTGCAGCTTGCCCACAGCTGCCCAGCCTGGCCTACCTGTAGCCCCATGGCGACAGGCTTCTTTTGTTGGACAGCCACAGCTGCAGGTTGACCTCACACTTCCTCCTCACTGGCTCGGAGCTGTTCCTCAGCTGGGCCACCATCTCCCCGAGGTTTCTCTCATATTCCTCCATGCGAGCGTATGGCTTCACCCGTGACACCAGGTCCAGCGGCACCTGATGAGGCCCAGGGATCATGGTCCCAGGCCGCCCTTGCCCCTTCCTCTTGCTTTTGGCGTTCCTGGGCTGGCCCAGCCCCaggaagatggagatggagagaagaaaCAGCTAAAGAGGAAAGCCACAGGTCAAAGGTGAAAGAGCCAGGACTATCTCTGGACCAAAAGgccccagagaggagagggagaagaggaaaggtCTTGTGGGGGTGACTCTTACCCGCCATGCCCTGTCCTGGTCCGGCCAGCCCACCACACGTGTGTGCCGATGCTTTTATGTACCACACTCATCCCTAAGTCCTGTCTGTTGCACCTTTTTAAAGTCTCCCCACCCGTTTGGATTGATGGAAAGGTGTTTCGGGGCCACAGAGGGATCTTTTCTAAATGCTATTCCTTGTAAATAAAGTCACTTCCTTAGGGATGGACCTTGGGCTCTCAACACCACAGGCCTCTTGTACGACTACAGTCTTACAGTCTGATGTGTGATTCTTTTCTATGTCCGTCCCCCACTAAGCACAGACTCCGTGAGGGCAGGCATTGTGTTAGTTTCCACACGTGGCCTTGTCCCCCGTGTCTGAGTGAATCAATGGCTGTCTCCACCCCTGCCTTTGGTAGCTCTCAGTCTGAGAGACAGAACAGATGGTGAACAGGAAAACAAACACCTACATCGCACCAGAGACAAGCATGATGGTGGGACTATGCAGGGCCACCCATGTGAACTTAGGGGTCCTGAAAAGCCTTTCTGGGGTGTAGGCATGGCAGATGATGTTTGAAGGATCAGAGGGAGGCAGCTGCGAAACTGTGAGAGGAGGTTTGAGTTGGTCAAACAGGGAGGCGAAGGTAGAGTTTGTGGGGAGAGGGGCGTGAGAGGAAGTTGGGGTGACGGGCAGGTGGAGGTCAAGGATCTCTCTTGGACCCCATGACACCTGTGCTCCCCTTGTCCACCCCCTAACCCTCCACTGCCCCACCCCccgtcctctccccacccccactcgtGTCCACCCTCACCCACTGCCACCACTTCTGCCCTCAGAACCAGGAGGGTCGGCAAAGCCTCCGGCTCACGTAGGAGAGGCCCCAGGTGGCCAGCGGAACCCAGACCTCTCAGAGAGCTGGGAGAGAAGGGCCAGGGCTGGCCAGGTGGGAGGGGCCTCCAGGGGGAGTTTCCTCTCACTGAACCTACGCAGGCTCCTACCTGCCTGTGTCCCTCACCCCACGGTCTGCATGGCCCGTGCCTGACTTCTCCAGGCTACCCAGCAAGTCTTGACCTTTGGAAACAAGTTTCAGCATGGTCCCTGTTGGCAGAGTCATTTCCTGGAGCAAAATCCCTGACAGAGATTCGAGCCACTAAATTCTTCCTGTTTAGTCCTAGATTCCGGTGCAGAAAAATGTCTCCCTAACAATAGGCTGTCTCATCTCATCTGAGCCTCTCACTTGGTGTACTGAAACTCTGGTTCTTCATTTGGAGAGACCCAGAATAGAATAGAAGTCCCCCGTCCCTCACGTTGCagatgggaaacagagacagaacgactcgtccaaggtcacacagcctggcTCTCAGGATCCAGGACTCTAAGGGAAAAAACCCTGATAACTGAGTTTGCCAGGATCTCCCCAGATGCCTTTGACCTGAAAGgttctctctcagcttcagtgTGGATGGGCAGGGCCCAGTTCAGGAGcctgagccactggccatggcTGCAGGCTGTGAGACCAGTCTGTTCCTCTCTAGTCCTGGGGGAGAGGACTCTGCAGAGTCCAAGCCAAACAGAGGCAGACATTAATCAATAGGAAAGAAGTACCGAAACAGCCAAGGCCCTAAGAAGGGGtgagggcagggtggggaagCGCCACGTACCAGGTTGTACAGCCAGTCCATCCCGACGAGCCAGGAGGTCGGCCTGCAGCTGCCGCCCGCCCGGAACCCCAGATGCCTCCACCAAGAGAATGGCAGCAACAGGATGGAGCGAAGCAATTATAGCTCATCAGGGGgctgctgggggtgggtgggctcGTCATCGGCTGGGAGCCTTGGGCCCCCAGCTGGTTGGACCTGGCGCAGGGGCAGGCGGTGAGGGGCGTGGGGGCAGGCCAGGAACCGGCCGAGGTGCCCAGGGGCTGTTGACTGAGGGACAATGCCCTGTGTGTCTGGCGGGGCTCTGGCGGGTGGCACCTCC
Proteins encoded in this region:
- the IL17B gene encoding interleukin-17B; amino-acid sequence: MDWLYNLLFLLSISIFLGLGQPRNAKSKRKGQGRPGTMIPGPHQVPLDLVSRVKPYARMEEYERNLGEMVAQLRNSSEPVRRKCEVNLQLWLSNKRSLSPWGYSINHDPSRIPADLPEARCLCLGCVNPFTMQEDRSMVSVPVFSQVPVRRRLCPLPPRTGPCRQRAVMETIAVGCTCIF